Proteins from a single region of Apium graveolens cultivar Ventura chromosome 7, ASM990537v1, whole genome shotgun sequence:
- the LOC141670588 gene encoding aspartic proteinase Asp1-like: MHDQRRVITWKLVLMCFAVISATIQGCLCDYYNQLHKNVTNQLGSGVILPLTGNLYPKGYYYATLNIGNPPRPYFLDIDTGSDVTWLQCDAPCTKCFPAPHPLYKPSKDIVKCKDPLCTVFHLPKSVPCASPEEQCDYEVEYTDHGSSMGVLVKDIFPLKLTNGKAAAPRLAFGCGYDQEVAKGVLPPYTDGVLGLGKGKSTILAQLRNLGVMQNVFGHCLSSQGGGYLFLGNNILPSSGIVWAPMSSKSGEMHYTLGPAELRYDGQGTGVEGLPVLFDSGSTYTYFNSRSYRALLNLLKKTLSQNQFKDANDDKTLPVCWKGKKAFKSIRDVKNLFKPLGLSFTNSKNVQLQLSPEAYLIVSDRGNVCLGILNGKDIGLEDSIIIGDISIQDKMVIYDNEKQQIGWVPANCDRLPKS; this comes from the exons ATGCATGATCAAAGAAGAGTTATAACATGGAAACTAGTTTTGATGTGCTTTGCAGTTATATCAGCAACAATTCAAGGATGTTTGTGTGATTATTATAATCAGCTACACAAGAATGTTACAAATCAATTGGGCTCCGGTGTAATCTTACCTCTTACTGGCAACCTTTATCCCAAAGG GTACTATTATGCAACTCTTAACATAGGCAATCCACCAAGACCTTACTTCCTCGATATAGATACCGGAAGTGATGTCACCTGGCTACAATGTGATGCACCTTGCACCAAATGTTTTCCG GCACCTCACCCTCTTTACAAGCCCAGTAAAGACATTGTGAAATGTAAAGATCCCTTATGCACGGTGTTTCACTTGCCAAAAAGTGTACCCTGTGCAAGCCCTGAAGAGCAATGTGATTATGAGGTTGAATACACGGATCATGGCTCATCTATGGGCGTGCTGGTTAAAGATATATTTCCTTTGAAATTGACTAATGGAAAAGCTGCCGCTCCTCGTCTGGCCTTTGG CTGTGGTTATGATCAAGAAGTTGCAAAAGGAGTACTTCCACCATATACTGATGGAGTCCTTGGCCTTGGTAAGGGGAAGTCGACCATTTTAGCACAATTACGCAACCTTGGTGTGATGCAAAATGTATTTGGTCATTGCTTGAGTTCACAAGGGGGAGGTTATCTTTTCTTGGGAAATAATATTCTGCCGTCTTCTGGAATTGTCTGGGCCCCAATGTCAAGCAAGTCTGGAGA AATGCACTACACCTTGGGACCTGCTGAATTACGATATGATGGGCAAGGTACTGGAGTTGAGGGCCTTCCAGTATTGTTTGACAGCGGAAGTACTTACACCTACTTTAATTCTCGATCTTACAGAGCTCTCCTTAATCTG TTAAAGAAAACTTTAAGCCAAAATCAATTTAAAGATGCCAATGATGATAAAACCCTTCCAGTCTGCTGGAAAGGCAAAAAAGCATTCAAATCCATTCGTGATGTCAAGAACTTATTCAAGCCACTGGGTTTGAGTTTTACAAATTCCAAAAATGTTCAGCTCCAATTGTCTCCTGAAGCTTATCTTATTGTCTCA GATCGTGGAAATGTTTGCTTAGGCATCTTGAATGGCAAGGACATAGGACTGGAAGATTCTATTATTATTGGAG ACATCTCTATACAAGACAAAATGGTGATATATGATAATGAGAAACAGCAGATTGGATGGGTCCCTGCAAATTGTGATAGACTTCCCAAGTCCTGA
- the LOC141674660 gene encoding uncharacterized protein LOC141674660: MDSFISGIASGVGSVISKIFGSPFDFLSGKSCNSVCAPTWDFICYIENFCVSQLFKFAMVAILLYLVLFFFYLLYELGICKCICWTSCKIVWGCISIYVSMWEYCCYFVFNKIRHVKRINRRRRRRDIEEQFYDASSSDELEESTSSISNDEIDQIEKKRRPRRDYKRDHVARSLRPHSHRARVGVSENSGYITRYNSAKHWDDQDSRVHSIRVARTSKFARKGTSQRGLKHRKRR; this comes from the exons ATGGACAGTTTCATTAGCGGCATTGCATCAGGAGTTGGTTCAGTCATTTCAAAAATATTCGGGTCTCCCTTTGATTTTCTTTCAGGAAAATCTTGCAA CTCAGTATGTGCACCAACATGGGACTTCATTTGTTACATCGAAAATTTCTGCGTTTCCCAGTTATTCAAGTTTGCCATGGTTGCAATTTTACTATACCTTG TTCTCTTCTTCTTTTATTTGCTATATGAATTGGGAATTTGTAAGTGCATATGTTGGACTTCCTGCAAAATAGTATGGGGATGCATTTCGATTTATGTCTCGATGTGGGAGTACTGTTGCTACTTTGTATTTAATAAGATCCGTCATGTTAAGAGAATAAACCGTAGAAGGCGCAGAAGAGATATCGAAGAGCAATTCTACGATGCAAGTTCTAGTGATGAGCTAGAAGAGAGTACTAGCAGCATTTCTAATGACGAAATTGATCAGATTGAAAAGAAAAGGAGACCGAGAAGAGACTACAAAAGAGACCATGTTGCAAGATCACTGAGACCGCACAGCCATCGTGCTCGGGTAGGGGTAAGTGAGAATTCAGGTTACATTACCAGGTACAACTCAGCTAAACACTGGGATGATCAGGATAGCAGAGTTCACAGTATTAGAGTGGCACGAACTTCAAAGTTTGCACGGAAAGGAACCAGTCAAAGAGGTTTAAAACACAGGAAAAGGCGATAG